Proteins encoded in a region of the Spiroplasma endosymbiont of Amphimallon solstitiale genome:
- a CDS encoding IS30 family transposase, whose amino-acid sequence MYKYLTIESIIAIKEYKSYGFSIRKIAKAIDYSKSTVHRVCRLLNQNLLPLEILNKIQKNKQNAGRKLIILTLIEINTINHLLITKNYALDIIANFLKENKIKSISTKTLYNMFKTNRMGFDENNLLRKGKNKPHKQKETRGRINNCKSIHERNLIIPNIKNIEEFGHLEGDTIIGKDHKSSIITLADIWSKTTIPLATKNNKSENITKSIIKFISKLQKGTVKTITFDRGKEFSKWKLIEKNCNVKIYFADPSKPCQKGLNENNNGILRRYLPKSTDLSSYKQKDLNTIAFQINSTPRKSLSYKRPIDLIQLF is encoded by the coding sequence ATGTATAAGTATCTGACTATTGAATCAATAATAGCAATAAAAGAATATAAAAGTTATGGATTTTCGATTCGTAAAATAGCAAAAGCCATTGATTATAGTAAATCAACTGTACATAGAGTTTGTAGATTATTAAATCAAAACTTATTACCATTAGAAATATTGAATAAAATTCAAAAAAATAAACAAAATGCAGGTAGAAAATTAATAATTTTAACTTTAATAGAAATTAATACTATTAATCATTTGTTAATTACTAAAAATTATGCTCTTGATATAATTGCTAATTTTTTAAAGGAAAATAAAATAAAAAGTATTTCAACAAAAACTTTATATAACATGTTTAAAACAAATCGAATGGGTTTTGATGAAAATAACTTATTGAGAAAAGGAAAAAATAAACCTCACAAACAAAAAGAAACTAGGGGCAGAATTAATAATTGTAAGTCTATTCATGAAAGAAATTTAATCATTCCTAATATTAAAAATATAGAAGAATTTGGTCATTTAGAGGGTGATACTATCATTGGTAAAGATCATAAAAGTTCTATTATTACTTTAGCTGATATATGATCAAAAACCACAATTCCTTTAGCAACTAAAAATAATAAATCAGAAAATATTACAAAAAGTATAATAAAATTTATTTCAAAGTTACAAAAAGGAACAGTTAAAACTATTACTTTTGATCGTGGTAAAGAATTTAGTAAATGAAAATTAATCGAAAAAAATTGTAATGTTAAGATTTATTTTGCAGATCCTAGTAAACCTTGTCAAAAAGGTTTAAATGAAAATAATAATGGTATTTTAAGAAGATATTTACCAAAATCTACAGATCTATCTTCATATAAACAAAAAGATTTAAATACTATAGCATTTCAAATTAATTCTACACCCAGAAAATCACTATCTTATAAAAGACCAATAGATTTAATACAATTATTTTAA
- a CDS encoding IS256 family transposase, which produces MAKKQNINNNDPISKAVDLLLENTGDLTTVFKEGGLYKELTKRLVEKMLNSEMQNYLGYEKNQHSNTENARNGTSSKKLITQQGKIEIDVPRDRNSDFTPVIVAKRQWRFDGFDQQVLSLYAKGMTLSDIRMQLQELYHGADISESVISQITDDVIDDVKTWQNRPLESVYPIVYFDCIVVKVRQDKRIINKSVYIALGVDLEGKKDVLGLWISENEGAKFWLANFTEMKNRGLNDILIACSDNLTGMSEAIQAVYPKTEHQLCIVHQIRNSLKYVSYKHRKTLVTDLKPIYSACSEEQAMQALESFESKWNKQYPQIAKSWYKNWENLMIFISYPAEIKRVIYTTNAIESVNSQLRKVIRNKKAFPNDMSVFKIFYLAIENITKKWTLPIQNWNTAIVHFMIKFEDRINLN; this is translated from the coding sequence ATGGCTAAAAAACAAAATATTAATAATAATGATCCAATATCAAAAGCAGTAGATTTATTATTAGAAAATACTGGAGATTTAACAACAGTTTTTAAAGAAGGGGGTTTATATAAAGAATTAACAAAACGTTTAGTTGAAAAAATGTTGAATTCTGAAATGCAAAATTATTTAGGATATGAAAAAAATCAACATAGTAATACTGAAAATGCTCGTAATGGTACAAGTTCAAAAAAATTAATAACTCAACAAGGTAAAATTGAGATTGATGTACCAAGAGATCGCAATAGTGATTTTACTCCTGTAATAGTTGCAAAAAGACAGTGAAGATTTGATGGTTTTGATCAACAAGTGCTTTCACTATATGCAAAAGGTATGACTCTATCTGACATTAGAATGCAGTTACAAGAGTTATATCATGGTGCTGATATTAGTGAAAGTGTTATTAGTCAAATTACTGATGATGTTATTGATGATGTCAAAACATGACAAAATCGACCATTAGAAAGCGTTTATCCGATTGTTTATTTTGATTGTATAGTAGTTAAAGTTCGACAAGATAAACGGATTATTAATAAATCAGTTTATATAGCATTAGGAGTTGATTTAGAAGGTAAAAAAGATGTTTTAGGCTTATGAATTAGTGAAAATGAAGGTGCTAAATTTTGATTAGCTAATTTCACAGAAATGAAAAATCGAGGCTTAAATGATATTTTGATTGCTTGTAGTGATAATTTAACAGGCATGTCAGAAGCAATACAAGCAGTTTATCCTAAAACAGAACATCAATTATGCATTGTTCATCAAATTCGAAATAGTTTAAAATATGTTTCATACAAACATCGAAAAACTCTAGTTACAGATTTAAAACCAATTTATAGTGCATGTAGTGAAGAACAAGCAATGCAAGCTTTAGAATCATTTGAAAGTAAATGAAATAAACAATATCCCCAAATTGCTAAATCTTGATATAAAAATTGAGAAAATTTGATGATTTTTATTAGTTATCCTGCAGAAATCAAAAGAGTAATTTATACAACAAATGCTATTGAATCTGTTAATAGTCAATTACGAAAAGTTATTAGAAACAAAAAAGCTTTTCCTAATGATATGTCAGTTTTTAAAATATTTTATTTAGCAATTGAAAATATAACAAAAAAATGAACATTGCCTATTCAAAATTGAAATACAGCAATTGTTCATTTTATGATAAAATTTGAAGACAGAATTAATCTGAACTAG
- a CDS encoding alpha/beta hydrolase, translating to MNQKILLTGYKRFCYSFSKILLVILLFPFVYFYSKKYQKQFLEFCFSYQKEGKFKINNKQTVDINSFNYHQYDCQIKDLNKYGYPIDWKKENYQEFTIKNDNNQNISCLTVIQKKKSDKWVIGFHGWTENKYLALRLVSWFYEEGYNILTFDNVAHGKTYGQYSDIGLTYAENINCLINWIKDNYQVSSIGLIGNSMGASTINYYLFNYKVTNLINWAITDCGFSNLLVQFRYVMQYRYKKPWWLISNGLTKRYQKFTNTNILKYDLLKKSKTSFQVPTLLIHGKKDNFVAFFMANVIHNYQVKLHYKNYDYLFLENIGHIETLPNAYQTYINKPEL from the coding sequence GTGAATCAAAAAATTTTATTAACTGGTTATAAAAGATTTTGTTATTCTTTTAGCAAAATTTTATTAGTTATTCTATTATTTCCTTTTGTTTATTTTTATTCAAAAAAATATCAAAAACAATTTTTAGAATTTTGCTTTTCTTATCAAAAAGAAGGTAAATTTAAAATAAATAACAAACAAACAGTTGATATTAATAGTTTTAATTATCATCAATATGATTGTCAAATTAAAGATCTTAATAAATATGGCTATCCAATTGATTGAAAAAAAGAAAATTATCAAGAATTTACCATTAAAAATGATAATAATCAAAACATTAGTTGTCTAACTGTCATTCAAAAAAAGAAAAGTGATAAATGAGTTATTGGTTTTCATGGTTGAACAGAAAATAAATATTTAGCATTAAGATTAGTGTCATGATTTTATGAAGAAGGATACAATATTTTAACTTTTGATAATGTTGCTCACGGTAAAACTTATGGCCAATATAGTGACATTGGTCTTACTTATGCTGAAAATATTAATTGTTTAATTAATTGAATAAAAGATAATTATCAAGTTAGCAGTATTGGTTTAATTGGTAATAGTATGGGTGCATCAACAATTAATTATTATTTATTTAATTATAAAGTAACCAATTTAATTAACTGGGCAATTACTGATTGTGGATTCTCTAACCTACTTGTTCAATTTCGTTACGTCATGCAATATCGTTATAAAAAACCTTGATGATTAATTAGTAATGGTTTAACAAAAAGATATCAAAAATTTACAAATACAAATATTTTAAAATATGATTTATTAAAAAAAAGCAAAACAAGTTTTCAAGTTCCTACCTTATTAATTCACGGTAAAAAAGATAATTTTGTCGCATTTTTCATGGCTAATGTCATTCATAATTATCAAGTTAAACTCCATTATAAAAATTATGATTATTTATTTTTGGAAAATATTGGTCATATTGAAACCTTACCAAATGCTTATCAAACTTACATTAATAAACCTGAATTGTAA
- a CDS encoding IS30 family transposase, protein MYKYLTIESIIAIKEYKSYGFSIRKIAKAIDYSKSTVHRVCRLLNQNLLPLEILNKIQKNKQNAGRKLIILTLIEINTINHLLITKNYALDIIANFLKENKIKSISTKTLYNMFKTNRMGFDENNLLRKGKNKPHKQKETRGRINNCKSIHERNLIIPNIKNIEEFGHLEGDTIIGKDHKSSIITLADIWSKTTIPLATKNNKSENITKSIIKFISKLQKGTVKTITFDRGKEFSKWKLIEKNCNVKIYFADPGKPCQRGLNENNNGILRRYLPKSTDLSSYKQKDLNTIAFQINSTPRKSLSYKRPIDLIQLF, encoded by the coding sequence ATGTATAAGTATCTGACTATTGAATCAATAATAGCAATAAAAGAATATAAAAGTTATGGATTTTCGATTCGTAAAATAGCAAAAGCCATTGATTATAGTAAATCAACTGTACATAGAGTTTGTAGATTATTAAATCAAAACTTATTACCATTAGAAATATTGAATAAAATTCAAAAAAATAAACAAAATGCAGGTAGAAAATTAATAATTTTAACTTTAATAGAAATTAATACTATTAATCATTTGTTAATTACTAAAAATTATGCTCTTGATATAATTGCTAATTTTTTAAAGGAAAATAAAATAAAAAGTATTTCAACAAAAACTTTATATAACATGTTTAAAACAAATCGAATGGGTTTTGATGAAAATAACTTATTGAGAAAAGGAAAAAATAAACCTCACAAACAAAAAGAAACTAGGGGCAGAATTAATAATTGTAAGTCTATTCATGAAAGAAATTTAATCATTCCTAATATTAAAAATATAGAAGAATTTGGTCATTTAGAGGGTGATACTATCATTGGTAAAGATCATAAAAGTTCTATTATTACTTTAGCTGATATATGATCAAAAACCACAATTCCTTTAGCAACTAAAAATAATAAATCAGAAAATATTACAAAAAGTATAATAAAATTTATTTCAAAGTTACAAAAAGGAACAGTTAAAACTATTACTTTTGATCGTGGTAAAGAATTTAGTAAATGAAAATTAATCGAAAAAAATTGTAATGTTAAGATTTATTTTGCAGATCCTGGTAAACCTTGTCAAAGAGGTTTAAATGAAAATAATAATGGTATTTTAAGAAGATATTTACCAAAATCTACAGATCTATCTTCATATAAACAAAAAGATTTAAATACTATAGCATTTCAAATTAATTCTACACCCAGAAAATCACTATCTTATAAAAGACCAATAGATTTAATACAATTATTTTAA
- a CDS encoding amino acid permease, with product MKLKKKYSFWVILMMAISATVGSSVLISFGQVAFQSGFNPILMICAWILGAILILPEMLLLAETAISFPGNGSAYYWLKKANWMACSFWLGWILVLMVSATAVASATLALGNIIGTLAHITNQWLIKLFGILILFALAIIQIFIKNSSGKTQIIFTILKGLPITFVLFIAMIYGNTDSFNSEIVQKDLSKIFLATYVLLPATTMTLFAYSGIEAITYVTEEVENPRKNVLWALIVATGLIIFLYLILLIALLTINEPFSWLDKMMDLVTFDIMLLSIILIFLMF from the coding sequence ATGAAATTAAAAAAGAAGTATTCGTTTTGAGTAATATTAATGATGGCAATTTCTGCCACAGTTGGATCATCAGTACTAATTTCATTTGGACAAGTAGCATTTCAAAGTGGATTTAATCCGATTTTAATGATATGTGCCTGAATTTTAGGCGCTATTTTAATTTTGCCAGAAATGTTATTACTAGCAGAAACTGCTATTTCTTTTCCAGGAAATGGAAGTGCTTATTATTGATTAAAAAAAGCAAATTGAATGGCTTGTTCGTTTTGATTGGGATGGATTTTAGTTTTAATGGTTAGTGCTACTGCCGTTGCTTCTGCTACTTTAGCATTAGGTAATATTATTGGTACTTTAGCTCATATTACTAACCAATGGTTGATAAAATTATTTGGAATTTTAATTTTATTTGCATTAGCTATAATCCAAATATTTATTAAAAATAGTTCTGGAAAAACACAAATTATTTTTACAATTTTAAAAGGATTACCAATTACTTTTGTTTTATTTATTGCTATGATTTATGGTAATACAGATAGCTTTAATAGTGAAATAGTTCAAAAAGATTTATCAAAAATTTTTCTTGCAACTTATGTTTTATTACCAGCAACAACAATGACACTATTTGCCTATTCAGGAATTGAAGCAATAACTTATGTTACTGAAGAAGTAGAAAATCCAAGAAAAAATGTACTTTGAGCTTTAATTGTTGCAACAGGACTAATTATCTTTTTATATTTAATACTATTAATTGCTTTGTTAACTATTAATGAACCATTTTCATGATTAGATAAAATGATGGATTTAGTAACGTTTGATATTATGCTATTATCAATAATCCTAATATTTCTCATGTTTTAG
- a CDS encoding methylated-DNA--[protein]-cysteine S-methyltransferase — protein sequence MKKYGYLTTKIGLIEIIVVVEQVVKVSFVNTRQVAKDSSNIVVVNCLKQLAMYFDKKLSDFNLPIALKGTPFQELVWSKTCTIQFGTTLTYQELAQKIGYPKASRAVGSALSKNPLAIIVPCHRVVNKNKNIVNYLYGAHIKNFLLAQESK from the coding sequence ATGAAAAAATATGGTTATTTAACTACTAAAATAGGTTTAATTGAAATCATAGTAGTTGTAGAACAAGTAGTAAAAGTTAGTTTTGTTAATACTCGTCAAGTTGCTAAGGATAGTAGTAATATAGTGGTAGTTAATTGCTTAAAACAATTAGCAATGTATTTTGATAAAAAATTAAGTGATTTTAACTTACCAATAGCTTTAAAAGGAACTCCTTTTCAAGAATTAGTATGGAGTAAAACTTGTACTATTCAATTTGGGACAACTTTAACTTATCAAGAATTAGCGCAAAAGATAGGTTATCCAAAAGCAAGTAGAGCAGTGGGTTCAGCTTTAAGTAAAAATCCATTAGCAATTATTGTTCCTTGTCATCGTGTTGTTAATAAAAATAAGAATATTGTTAATTATCTTTATGGTGCTCATATTAAAAATTTTTTATTAGCACAAGAAAGTAAATAA
- a CDS encoding CatB-related O-acetyltransferase — MTDKAQKGILISPNTKINPHIPTIFLIKNYITKPKIFIGDYTYYHDFNGEQAAIDFENKNIIYHFPNMIDDELIIGKFCSIAQGALFIMNGGNHNYCAVSTFPLPLFYKSLNLSEVTEKDKLDKFPIKSPTVIENDVWIGHDVTILRGVTIGNGAVIAAKSVVTKNVPPYAIVGDNPAKIIKYRFSKKIVQKLQNIKWWDWSIEKIVENSDLLKQNFDNKILQKLVKESNSLNKIKG, encoded by the coding sequence TTGACCGATAAAGCACAAAAAGGTATTTTGATAAGTCCAAATACTAAAATTAATCCTCATATACCAACAATATTTTTAATAAAAAATTATATTACTAAACCTAAAATTTTTATTGGTGATTATACTTATTATCATGATTTTAATGGTGAGCAAGCAGCTATTGATTTTGAAAATAAAAATATAATTTATCATTTTCCAAATATGATAGATGATGAATTAATTATTGGTAAATTTTGTTCAATTGCGCAAGGTGCTTTATTTATAATGAATGGTGGCAATCATAATTATTGTGCAGTTTCAACATTTCCTTTACCATTATTTTATAAATCATTAAATTTATCAGAAGTTACAGAAAAAGATAAATTAGATAAATTTCCGATTAAATCACCAACAGTGATAGAAAATGATGTTTGAATTGGTCATGATGTGACAATCTTAAGAGGGGTAACTATTGGTAATGGGGCAGTAATTGCAGCTAAAAGTGTAGTTACAAAAAATGTGCCTCCTTATGCTATTGTTGGTGATAATCCTGCTAAAATTATAAAATATCGTTTTTCTAAAAAAATAGTTCAAAAATTACAAAATATAAAATGGTGAGATTGATCTATTGAAAAGATTGTTGAAAATTCAGATTTGTTAAAACAAAATTTTGATAATAAAATATTACAAAAACTTGTAAAAGAAAGTAATAGTTTAAATAAAATAAAGGGGTAA
- the uvrB gene encoding excinuclease ABC subunit UvrB, with amino-acid sequence MFKLKAPYKPTGDQPEAIRKLVVAIKNNIKYQVLLGATGTGKTFTMANIIAQVQKPTLILVHNKTLAMQLYGELKTFFPENRVEYFVSYFDFYQPEAYLPKTDTYIDKNSKQNQEIEMLRLSALNGLSISKDVIVVASVAAIYGEQEPTAYKDNFFELRKGQKINRKDLLLRLIKNGYVRNDITLEPGSFSAKGDLIKLAPSWNDQFYLRISLFGDEIEEIARIDTLGANVLERFPFITIFPAQNYITSKSRVDQAIIKITEELKITLAQLRKNNMLVEAQRLEQRTEHDLESLKEFGICSGIENYSRHLENREVGSAPYTLIDFFPDDFLTIIDESHMTLPQIRGMYNTDRSRKETLVKYGFRLPSALDNRPLNFNEFSNKLKQVIYTSATPADYELSLIKNEVEPFNVPVQQIIRPTGLLDPTIEIKPTKNQMEDIINQIKLRTKNNERVFITTLTIRMAEELSNFLQEQKIKVAYIHNELKTLERTKVLLDLRKGVFDVIVGINLLREGLDVPEVSLICILDADKSGFLRNTKSLIQTIGRAARNVNGHVILYGDIKTEAMTQAIEETQRRREIQLAYNKKHNIVPVTVKKPLSEIVSTRELDVDLKVLNSSKGKTKIAAKTKIIADLRVEMLQAAKDLNFEKAASLRDLILSIESEK; translated from the coding sequence ATGTTTAAATTAAAAGCACCTTATAAACCAACAGGTGATCAACCCGAAGCAATTAGAAAATTAGTAGTAGCTATTAAAAATAATATTAAATACCAAGTATTATTAGGAGCCACTGGTACGGGTAAAACTTTTACAATGGCCAATATTATTGCGCAAGTGCAAAAACCAACTTTAATTTTAGTACATAATAAAACATTAGCTATGCAATTATATGGAGAATTGAAAACTTTTTTTCCTGAAAATCGCGTTGAATATTTTGTCTCATATTTTGATTTTTATCAACCCGAGGCATATTTACCAAAAACTGATACTTATATTGATAAAAATTCTAAACAAAATCAAGAAATTGAAATGTTAAGATTAAGTGCTTTAAATGGTTTATCTATTAGTAAAGATGTTATTGTTGTAGCATCAGTAGCAGCAATTTATGGTGAACAAGAACCAACAGCATATAAAGATAACTTTTTTGAATTGAGAAAAGGACAAAAAATTAATAGAAAAGATTTATTATTAAGACTAATTAAAAATGGATATGTACGTAATGATATTACATTAGAACCGGGTAGTTTTAGTGCAAAAGGTGATTTAATAAAGTTAGCTCCATCTTGAAATGATCAATTTTATTTAAGAATTAGTTTATTTGGTGATGAAATTGAAGAAATAGCACGTATTGATACATTAGGCGCTAATGTTTTAGAACGTTTTCCCTTTATTACAATTTTTCCTGCGCAAAATTATATTACTAGTAAAAGTCGTGTTGATCAGGCAATTATTAAAATTACTGAAGAGTTAAAAATAACATTAGCACAACTAAGAAAAAATAATATGTTAGTAGAAGCGCAAAGATTAGAACAAAGAACAGAACATGATCTAGAATCCTTAAAAGAATTTGGTATTTGTAGTGGTATTGAAAACTATTCTCGTCATTTAGAAAATAGAGAAGTGGGTTCAGCACCATATACTTTAATTGATTTTTTTCCAGATGATTTTTTAACAATTATTGATGAATCTCATATGACATTACCACAAATTAGAGGAATGTATAATACTGATCGTAGCAGAAAAGAAACACTAGTAAAATATGGCTTTCGTTTACCTAGTGCTTTGGATAATCGTCCTTTAAATTTTAATGAATTTTCTAATAAGTTAAAGCAAGTTATTTATACTTCAGCAACTCCTGCTGATTATGAATTATCTTTAATTAAAAATGAAGTTGAACCCTTTAATGTACCAGTTCAGCAAATTATTCGTCCCACAGGTTTATTAGATCCAACAATTGAAATTAAACCAACTAAAAATCAAATGGAAGATATTATTAATCAAATAAAATTACGAACAAAAAATAATGAAAGAGTATTTATTACTACTTTAACAATTAGAATGGCAGAAGAATTATCAAATTTTTTACAAGAACAAAAAATTAAAGTTGCTTATATTCATAATGAATTAAAAACATTAGAACGTACTAAAGTTTTGTTAGATTTAAGAAAAGGTGTTTTTGATGTTATTGTTGGTATTAATTTATTACGTGAAGGATTAGACGTACCAGAAGTGTCATTAATCTGTATTTTGGATGCTGATAAATCTGGTTTTTTACGTAATACTAAATCATTAATCCAAACTATTGGTCGCGCAGCACGAAATGTTAATGGTCATGTTATACTATATGGAGATATTAAGACAGAGGCAATGACACAAGCAATTGAAGAAACGCAAAGAAGAAGAGAAATTCAACTTGCTTATAATAAAAAACATAATATAGTACCAGTTACTGTTAAAAAACCGTTGAGTGAAATCGTAAGTACTAGAGAATTAGATGTTGATTTAAAAGTTTTAAATTCAAGTAAAGGTAAAACAAAAATAGCTGCTAAAACAAAGATAATTGCTGATTTAAGAGTTGAAATGTTACAAGCAGCTAAAGATTTAAATTTTGAAAAGGCAGCTTCACTTCGTGATTTAATTTTGAGTATTGAAAGTGAAAAATAA